From the genome of Penaeus monodon isolate SGIC_2016 chromosome 16, NSTDA_Pmon_1, whole genome shotgun sequence, one region includes:
- the LOC119582526 gene encoding uncharacterized protein LOC119582526 has product MIVQIGHGMARPCYSADWADRRLRSPSENQSRSQKRSYQEKDDNLIGLYREGQAKCLREQEWCPVCRKPVTAGVIHQCAALIQSSGSTQPEVSLSGVRVSPEKNSRGSASGIPPHLNLESLNYQHHGMPEQSSDSHFLNRNSNHNPSISRLADIPANCAHSTVHKGKHVFPDDTSQTFAPSAVSPQEDDANFPTPVLAKGHSLRAEQTSSTWSNELENSKGKLEKWETPTSLISRLTAGLTTSTGLPQDDRSSTSRSCASPSNSESSEASSFFSHREPYHYEDPFVMAHQELVDETTKHEQPPVIQKPPKLSKDRQLEDVSERRGRSRSQMSSESVYSEAMHGDSNTYGSQDSDMEDSTSTYLDADGQLPDIDTLLKSIKEPDLIPYVPDKLAINKYLEPHEVGHINHLIKSLSDAMLTINLPETLYKNKGFTPLDYMDIHLNAVIRHFFFVFKNEDFLNLLLPDQMALLDGCSLGAVCCSGLYLFSKESGCWYIPGATGKINHPVIHISDLMQVYPQQFVTRIFDLHTTAAKLGFDWPMGVITQCILMYTPIGKVIKEIEKIDTLRNKYVKLLLKYVTWKNGPYNASQVFPEILKLLDAVLLLVEELATTTLNLTAEEVLAVEDRLSTLTVSQIATLQCQPNPFKDPKVSWPSLKYVNLGEIQTRLCMAMHISMLDSLQMNNPDCWAGSSMCYSFSLPRDSEILSPRKKLPQLMSGKDGCTNAESSIHSNHTKNKGVHSSKDIMAENEYLAEKDLMLLRRFLEDVTDKESSLIVKGIREKMDSNMIKLIIDKLCS; this is encoded by the exons ATGATTGTACAAATAGGTCATGGTATGGCGCGTCCATGTTATTCAGCAGACTGGGCTGACAGGAGACTAAGGTCACCAAGTGAAAACCAAAGCCGATCCCAGAAACGATCTTATCAAGAAAAGGATGATAATCTCATAGGCTTATACAGAGAGGGGCAAGCAAAGTGCCTCAGAGAACAAGAATGGTGCCCAGTTTGCCGTAAGCCAGTGACAGCTGGGGTTATTCATCAGTGTGCAGCACTGATCCAATCTTCAGGAAGCACACAGCCAGAGGTTTCCCTCAGTGGTGTACGTGTTTCTCCAGAAAAGAACTCAAGAGGAAGTGCATCTGGTATTCCACCTCATTTAAATCTGGAGTCTCTTAACTATCAGCATCATGGTATGCCAGAGCAAAGTAGTGATTCACATTTCCTCAACAGGAACTCTAACCACAATCCATCTATATCCAGACTTGCAGACATTCCTGCAAATTGTGCTCATTCAACAGTTCATAAAGGGAAGCATGTATTTCCAGATGACACAAGTCAAACCTTTGCCCCAAGTGCTGTCTCACCTCAAGAAGATGATGCAAATTTCCCAACCCCGGTCTTGGCCAAAGGCCACTCACTGAGAGCTGAACAGACATCTTCAACTTGGTCAAACGAATTGGAAAATTCAAAAGGCAAATTAGAAAAATGGGAGACTCCAACGAGTCTTATTTCACGGTTGACAGCAGGCCTTACAACAAGCACTGGATTGCCACAGGATGATCGCTCTTCTACCAGCCGAAGTTGTGCTTCACCCTCAAACAGTGAAAGCAGTGAGGCTTCTAGCTTTTTTTCTCATCGTGAACCATACCA TTATGAAGATCCATTTGTCATGGCTCATCAAGAGTTGGTGGATGAAACAACGAAGCATGAGCAACCACCAGTGATCCAAAAGCCACCAAAATTATCGAAAGACAGACAACTGGAGGATGTGtcagagagaagaggcagatcACGGTCACAGATGAGCAGTGAGAGCGTGTATTCAGAGGCAATGCATGGAGATTCAAATACTTATGGATCCCAGGATTCAGACATGGAAGATAGTACAAGTACATACTTGGATGCTGATGGTCAGCTTCCTGACATTGACACACTCTTAAAATCAATCAAAGAACCAGATCTCATTCCTTATGTACCTGATAAATTGGCAATTAATAAGTATTTGGAACCTCATGAAGTAGGACACATTAACCATTTGATTAAGAGTCTTTCAGATGCCATGCTGACTATCAATTTGCCAGAGACACTTTATAAGAATAAAGGGTTTACTCCACTGGATTATATGGATATTCATTTAAATGCTGTTATTAGACATTTCTTCTTTGTATTTAAAAATGAAGACTTTTTAAATTTACTGCTGCCTGACCAAATGGCATTGTTAGATGGATGTTCTTTAGGAGCTGTGTGTTGCTCTGGTCTCTATCTGTTTAGCAAAGAATCTGGATGTTGGTATATTCCTGGAGCTACAGGTAAAATCAATCATCCAGTTATTCACATCTCAGACTTGATGCAGGTTTACCCCCAACAGTTTGTTACAAGAATATTTGATTTGCACACTACAGCAGCCAAGCTTGGGTTTGACTGGCCAATGGGTGTCATAACCCAGTGTATTCTTATGTACACACCCATTGGCAAAGTGATTAAGGAAATTGAGAAAATTGATACTCTGcggaataaatatgtaaaactgCTTTTAAAATATGTTACTTGGAAAAATGGACCATACAATGCAAGTCAGGTCTTTCCTGAAATTTTGAAACTACTTGATGCTGTACTCCTCCTGGTGGAAGAGCTAGCCACCACAACCCTAAATCTGACAGCAGAAGAAGTGTTAGCTGTTGAAGATAGACTCTCAACTCTAACAGTCAGTCAAATTGCAACCCTTCAGTGCCAACCAAACCCATTTAAAGATCCAAAGGTATCTTGGCCAAGTTTAAAGTACGTAAATCTGGGAGAAATTCAAACAAGGCTATGCATGGCCATGCATATTAGCATGCTTGACTCCCTTCAAATGAATAATCCTGATTGTTGGGCTGGCAGCAGCATGTGCTACTCTTTCTCACTACCTCGGGATTCAGAGATCCTCTCCCCCAGAAAGAAATTGCCTCAGTTAATGTCAGGAAAAGATGGTTGTACAAATGCAGAATCATCAATTCATTCAAACCATACCAAAAACAAAGGTGTGCATTCAAGTAAAGATATTATGGCTGAAAATGAATACCTGGCAGAAAAAGATTTAATGCTGTTGCGAAGATTTTTAGAAGATGTAACAGATAAGGAGAGTTCACTAATtgtaaagggaataagagaaaagatggaTTCTAATATGATTAAATTGATTATTGATAAGTTATGCTCATAg